A window of the Pedobacter frigiditerrae genome harbors these coding sequences:
- a CDS encoding MFS transporter has translation MSIFDFKPTIMFRSIFNAYKTSFSGLSRETWLLSCVILLNRCGYMAVPFMGLYVTQSLHRPESDAGIIISLFGVGAILGATAGGKLTDMFGFRPVQIFSSIIGGAFFLVFAQVNDFTTLCILSLLISFFYDAFRPANFAAIAAYSAPGKETRSYSLNRLATNIGFSFGITMGGIIASFNYKLLFIVDGVVSIAVGIAIFLLLPAVKGFRKAVKEKLVGITVRKPWKDALFVKFILLTTIFATCFFLMFRVVPVFFKQEWHIDEATIGLILGVNGAIIALLEMVMISKLENKRSPQFYIITGVLITGVSFAVLMIPKFLPIVVALLSIVCFTFGEMFSMPFINTFVIKRSNEFNRGMYAAGYMISWSIAQVVAPIAGFYLAEKFGYNVLFICMTIMLILCAYGYSALNYKEEVNP, from the coding sequence ATGTCTATTTTTGATTTCAAGCCAACCATCATGTTCCGTTCCATCTTTAACGCATATAAAACCTCATTTTCTGGTTTAAGTAGAGAAACTTGGCTGTTAAGCTGTGTAATTCTGCTTAATCGCTGCGGTTACATGGCTGTGCCTTTTATGGGTTTATATGTTACGCAGTCTTTACATCGTCCAGAGTCTGATGCAGGTATCATTATTTCCTTATTTGGTGTGGGCGCCATTTTAGGTGCAACGGCAGGAGGAAAATTGACAGACATGTTTGGCTTCAGGCCAGTTCAAATCTTTTCATCAATCATTGGTGGTGCATTTTTTTTGGTATTTGCGCAAGTAAATGATTTTACCACACTTTGCATTTTATCCTTATTAATCAGCTTTTTTTACGATGCATTTCGTCCAGCTAACTTTGCCGCAATTGCCGCTTATTCTGCACCTGGAAAAGAAACACGTTCTTATTCTTTAAACAGATTGGCCACTAATATTGGTTTCTCGTTTGGCATAACAATGGGTGGTATCATCGCTTCTTTTAATTACAAGTTATTATTTATTGTAGATGGAGTGGTGAGTATTGCTGTCGGCATTGCCATATTTTTGCTGTTACCAGCCGTTAAAGGATTCAGAAAAGCAGTAAAAGAAAAGTTAGTGGGCATCACTGTTAGGAAACCTTGGAAAGATGCATTATTTGTAAAATTCATTTTGCTAACTACCATTTTTGCCACTTGTTTTTTCTTAATGTTTAGGGTTGTGCCAGTATTTTTTAAGCAAGAATGGCATATAGATGAAGCAACCATAGGTTTAATTTTAGGTGTAAATGGCGCAATTATCGCACTACTAGAAATGGTGATGATTAGCAAACTAGAAAACAAACGTTCGCCTCAATTTTATATCATAACAGGGGTTTTAATTACAGGAGTATCATTCGCAGTATTAATGATTCCTAAGTTTTTGCCGATTGTGGTAGCACTTTTAAGTATTGTATGTTTTACGTTTGGCGAGATGTTTTCTATGCCGTTCATCAATACCTTTGTTATCAAAAGAAGCAACGAATTTAATAGGGGAATGTATGCTGCAGGTTACATGATTAGCTGGTCTATTGCACAAGTTGTTGCCCCAATTGCAGGGTTTTATCTGGCAGAAAAGTTTGGTTACAACGTTCTCTTTATTTGTATGACTATCATGTTGATACTCTGCGCTTATGGTTATAGTGCCTTAAACTATAAAGAAGAAGTTAATCCTTAG
- a CDS encoding response regulator transcription factor, with amino-acid sequence MKKRIHILEDDKDIGYIIEFLLKDEGYELQLSSTFKEMKSKLKDSIPDLFILDVMLPDGNGIEICHDLKNDIFTKHIPVIVMSANVRSKQMSEMATPDDYISKPFDLDDIENRIKKLLDKKEVA; translated from the coding sequence ATGAAAAAAAGGATACACATTTTAGAAGATGATAAAGACATAGGTTACATCATCGAGTTTTTATTAAAAGATGAAGGATATGAATTGCAACTTTCATCAACCTTTAAGGAAATGAAAAGCAAATTAAAGGATTCAATTCCAGATCTTTTCATTTTAGATGTTATGCTGCCAGATGGTAATGGTATCGAAATCTGCCACGATTTAAAAAATGACATTTTTACCAAACACATCCCCGTAATTGTAATGTCGGCCAATGTTCGTAGCAAACAAATGAGCGAAATGGCAACACCAGATGATTATATCAGCAAACCATTTGATTTGGATGATATCGAAAATAGAATTAAAAAACTACTAGATAAAAAAGAAGTAGCGTAA
- a CDS encoding pentapeptide repeat-containing protein, giving the protein MATEESNYHINQTFEKISILPKGLRETQFDECTFKNCDLTGADFYGCDFIKCTFDNCNLSMVKFGAIGFDGVEFVNCKMVGVDFSNTKDFLFGVDFSNCILDYAAFMKKKNKKGKFKNCSLKGTDFSEADLTDARFERCDLSTAVFMRTILSGANFTTSYNFTIDPEKNQLRKAKFSPEGLIGLLVNYGIIVEN; this is encoded by the coding sequence ATGGCTACCGAAGAAAGTAACTATCATATTAATCAAACGTTCGAAAAAATTTCAATCCTACCTAAGGGATTAAGAGAAACCCAATTTGACGAATGCACCTTTAAAAATTGCGACCTTACTGGAGCAGATTTTTATGGTTGTGATTTTATAAAATGCACCTTCGATAATTGCAATCTCAGTATGGTTAAATTTGGTGCTATTGGTTTTGATGGTGTAGAATTTGTTAATTGTAAAATGGTCGGTGTAGATTTCTCCAATACAAAAGATTTTCTTTTTGGTGTAGATTTTTCTAATTGCATTTTAGATTATGCAGCTTTTATGAAAAAGAAAAATAAGAAAGGTAAGTTCAAAAATTGCTCGTTAAAAGGAACTGATTTTTCGGAAGCAGATTTAACTGATGCTAGATTTGAGCGTTGTGATTTAAGCACTGCTGTTTTCATGAGAACTATTTTAAGTGGCGCAAATTTTACAACTTCCTATAATTTTACCATCGACCCAGAAAAAAACCAATTAAGAAAAGCTAAATTTTCTCCAGAAGGATTAATCGGCCTATTGGTTAATTATGGTATCATTGTTGAGAATTAA
- a CDS encoding S8 family peptidase, giving the protein MNIKKLLSLALVAALPLLSSAQQKANWQNLDLKTDTIFGISTEKAYKELLKGKKSTPVLVAVLDGGVDLNHEDLKRVIWTNKKEVAGNGLDDDKNGYIDDVHGWNFLGGKTGSVEFETLELTRLVRRDNARFAGVTASTVAGKDKVDYEAFVNNRTELEKQLGTAKSDLEGITGFKHYLDLVVKKIGKENPTAADFTAFKATTKQEEGIKAAVLGILSEMDFKTFYKTQIEAGVKQLTEQVKYNLNIDYDPRSIVGDNPNDSKERFYGNNDIKGPDALHGSHVSGIIGADRTNTIGIKGVADNVIIIGVRNTPNGDERDKDVANAIRYAADNGAKVLNMSFGKSYSWDKAVVDEAVKYAVSKDVLLVHAAGNDNNDVDVENNFPTAKYLDGSIASSWLTVGASGPKDDETLKAAFSNYGKTSVDVFAPGVRILSTVPDNNKYIEEDGTSMAAPVVTGLAALIRSYYPKLTAVQVKDIIMKSVVKVNHNVSTMKGADTVSIPFADLCVSGGIVNAYNALKLAATYK; this is encoded by the coding sequence ATGAACATTAAGAAATTATTATCGCTTGCTCTCGTAGCGGCACTTCCACTTTTATCATCCGCACAACAAAAAGCCAACTGGCAAAACCTAGACCTTAAAACAGATACAATTTTTGGTATCAGTACAGAAAAGGCATATAAAGAACTTTTAAAAGGCAAAAAATCAACACCTGTATTGGTAGCAGTATTGGACGGTGGTGTAGATTTAAATCATGAAGATTTAAAAAGAGTAATCTGGACTAACAAAAAGGAAGTAGCAGGTAACGGCTTAGATGACGACAAAAACGGATATATAGACGATGTTCATGGCTGGAACTTTCTTGGTGGTAAAACTGGTTCAGTAGAATTTGAAACCTTAGAACTTACTCGTTTAGTGCGCAGAGACAATGCTCGTTTTGCAGGTGTAACTGCATCAACTGTGGCAGGAAAAGATAAAGTAGATTACGAAGCTTTTGTAAATAATCGTACAGAATTAGAAAAGCAATTGGGTACTGCAAAAAGCGATTTAGAAGGTATTACGGGTTTCAAACATTATTTAGATTTGGTGGTTAAGAAAATTGGAAAAGAGAATCCAACTGCTGCAGATTTCACTGCATTTAAAGCAACCACCAAACAAGAAGAAGGGATTAAAGCAGCTGTTTTAGGTATTCTAAGTGAAATGGATTTCAAAACATTTTATAAAACTCAAATCGAAGCCGGTGTTAAACAATTAACGGAGCAAGTTAAATATAACTTAAACATAGATTACGATCCAAGAAGTATTGTTGGTGATAACCCAAATGATAGCAAAGAACGTTTTTATGGTAATAACGACATTAAAGGCCCTGACGCTTTACACGGTTCTCACGTGTCGGGTATTATTGGCGCAGACCGCACCAACACAATTGGTATAAAAGGTGTGGCAGATAATGTAATCATTATCGGTGTTCGCAATACGCCAAACGGTGATGAACGCGATAAGGATGTGGCTAATGCCATCCGTTATGCGGCAGACAATGGCGCAAAAGTATTAAACATGAGCTTTGGTAAATCTTATTCTTGGGATAAAGCAGTGGTAGATGAAGCGGTAAAATATGCGGTAAGTAAAGATGTTTTATTGGTACACGCAGCAGGCAACGACAACAATGATGTTGATGTAGAGAACAATTTCCCAACCGCAAAATATTTAGATGGTAGCATTGCTAGCTCTTGGTTAACAGTTGGTGCATCTGGACCAAAGGATGATGAAACTTTAAAGGCAGCCTTTTCAAACTATGGTAAAACATCAGTTGATGTATTTGCACCTGGCGTAAGAATTCTTTCTACTGTGCCTGATAACAATAAATACATTGAAGAAGATGGAACAAGTATGGCAGCTCCGGTAGTAACAGGTTTAGCGGCTTTAATTCGTTCTTATTATCCAAAATTAACTGCAGTACAAGTAAAAGATATCATTATGAAATCTGTTGTAAAAGTTAACCACAATGTATCTACCATGAAAGGTGCAGATACGGTTAGCATTCCGTTTGCAGATTTATGTGTAAGTGGTGGAATTGTAAATGCTTACAATGCTTTAAAATTAGCTGCAACTTATAAATAA
- a CDS encoding long-chain fatty acid--CoA ligase, with translation MSTSITRVFDLLKYNLEKFPKQEFVSGKIKGAWKKYSTQDFCDTTDNLSRGLTTLGIGKGSRVAVMSANRPEWNICDFAIMQLGAYQIPLYPTLAEHDVKFIIENAEITTVFVSDEAIYNKVKAVATQLKNPIQIYSFNQFKGATHWESLVEAGKATDIDLETYRNAVTAEDILTIIYTSGTTGTPKGVMLTHDNLVQNFEKSSVLLPAGIDKALSFLPLSHIFERLVSYLYAYGGVSIYYAESIDTIVADIQEVKPNAFSTVPRLLEKVYDKIMEKGKDLKGIKRGIFFWSLALAEKFDHNNGWWYNFKLAIARKLVFKKWQEALGGGIVVIVSGGAALNPRLNRIFWAAGMPIFEGYGLTETSPVITVNHFGETMFGTVGTAIEGVEIKIAEDGEILARGHNIMKGYYMRDDLTAETIDKDGWFHTGDIGQILNGKYLKITDRKKEIFKTAGGKYVAPQMLENRYKESPLIEQIMVLGENMKFPAALIVPTFPALKAWCAHKGISYTTNEEMIKNEQVLAKYDSIISDLGKEFGKWEQVKRFALLAKEFSIDGGELTPKLSFKRKVILEKNKNTIDKIYKDAENYKPES, from the coding sequence ATGTCTACATCAATAACAAGAGTATTCGACCTTTTAAAGTATAACCTCGAAAAATTTCCTAAACAAGAATTTGTTAGTGGAAAGATAAAGGGGGCATGGAAAAAATATAGCACTCAAGACTTTTGTGATACCACAGATAATTTAAGTCGTGGGTTAACTACTTTAGGTATTGGCAAGGGATCTCGTGTTGCTGTCATGTCGGCAAATAGACCCGAATGGAACATCTGCGATTTCGCCATCATGCAGCTTGGAGCTTATCAAATTCCACTATATCCAACTTTAGCAGAACATGATGTTAAATTCATCATCGAGAATGCAGAAATAACAACAGTTTTTGTAAGTGATGAAGCGATATACAATAAAGTAAAAGCTGTTGCTACTCAGCTTAAAAATCCAATTCAGATTTATTCTTTTAACCAATTTAAAGGCGCAACCCATTGGGAGAGTTTAGTAGAGGCCGGAAAAGCGACCGATATTGATTTAGAAACTTATAGAAATGCGGTAACAGCCGAAGATATTTTGACCATCATTTATACTTCGGGAACAACAGGCACACCTAAAGGCGTAATGTTAACGCATGACAATTTGGTGCAAAATTTCGAAAAGTCATCAGTTTTACTGCCAGCCGGAATAGATAAGGCGTTAAGCTTTTTGCCCCTTTCTCATATTTTTGAGCGATTGGTTTCTTACTTGTATGCCTACGGTGGTGTTTCAATTTATTATGCCGAAAGCATAGATACGATAGTTGCAGATATACAAGAAGTAAAACCTAATGCATTTTCTACCGTTCCGAGGTTATTGGAAAAGGTGTATGATAAAATCATGGAAAAAGGCAAGGACTTAAAAGGCATTAAAAGAGGAATATTCTTTTGGTCTTTGGCTTTAGCCGAAAAATTTGACCATAACAATGGCTGGTGGTATAATTTCAAATTGGCAATTGCTCGTAAATTGGTGTTTAAGAAATGGCAAGAAGCTTTAGGCGGCGGTATTGTTGTTATCGTTTCTGGAGGGGCAGCACTAAACCCTAGGTTAAACAGAATATTCTGGGCAGCAGGTATGCCAATTTTTGAAGGATATGGTTTAACTGAAACTTCGCCGGTAATAACTGTAAATCATTTTGGGGAAACCATGTTTGGTACAGTGGGTACGGCAATAGAAGGTGTTGAGATTAAAATTGCGGAAGATGGTGAAATTTTAGCTCGTGGACATAACATCATGAAAGGTTATTACATGAGAGATGATCTAACTGCCGAAACAATAGATAAAGATGGTTGGTTCCATACAGGAGATATCGGACAAATTTTAAATGGTAAATACCTTAAAATAACGGATCGTAAAAAGGAGATTTTCAAAACGGCTGGAGGAAAATATGTGGCGCCACAAATGTTAGAGAATAGATACAAGGAATCTCCTTTAATAGAGCAAATAATGGTGTTGGGTGAGAACATGAAATTTCCTGCGGCATTAATCGTTCCTACTTTCCCAGCTTTAAAAGCTTGGTGTGCTCATAAAGGAATTTCTTATACCACCAATGAGGAAATGATTAAAAATGAGCAGGTTTTAGCTAAATATGACAGCATAATTTCCGACCTTGGAAAAGAATTTGGCAAATGGGAGCAAGTGAAGCGTTTTGCACTGTTAGCCAAAGAGTTTAGCATAGATGGAGGAGAGTTAACACCGAAACTAAGCTTTAAACGTAAAGTTATATTAGAAAAAAACAAAAATACCATCGATAAAATTTACAAGGATGCAGAAAACTATAAGCCAGAATCTTAG
- the ggt gene encoding gamma-glutamyltransferase, with amino-acid sequence MQKTISQNLSIIKIGSYLLIISLLFSCAGGHLGKNNSGEYYNGMVVSANEIASEVGVDILKKGGNAVDAAVAVQFALAVAYPNAGNIGGGGFMVYRSAKGEINSLDFREKAAANAGRDMYLDAAGNPIVDKSLYGQLAAGVPGSVAGMVEAHQKYGHLKWEDLVAPAVRLAEEGFKLSARQARELNGLKGRFKKLNPLGTALLKDTPWAEGDVLVQSELANTLKLIASQGRNGFYEGAVADSIVAEMQRGGGIISKQDLANYKAVWRKPVTGNYRGYEVVTMPPPSSGGIALIQLLKSVEPYPLSKWGFNTDSTVQVMIEAERRVYADRAAHLGDPDFYPVPQKKLIEDAYIKQRMSTFNWNKASTSAEISAGEIPPAEHPETTHFSIVDKAGNAVSVTTTLNGSYGAGVVVKGAGFLLNNEMDDFSVKPGAPNMYGLVGGEANSIAPNKRMLSSMTPAILAKDGQLYMVVGTPGGSTIITSVFQTILNVVDFNQSMQAAVNSKKFHHQWLPDQVDVEEKALDSLTTIRLKAKGYKIVPRGAIGRVDAILKTKWGYYQGGADPRGDDKAVGW; translated from the coding sequence ATGCAGAAAACTATAAGCCAGAATCTTAGCATAATAAAAATAGGCAGTTACTTATTGATTATTAGTTTGCTCTTTAGTTGTGCTGGTGGTCATCTAGGTAAAAATAATAGCGGCGAATATTACAATGGAATGGTTGTTTCAGCAAATGAAATAGCTTCTGAGGTTGGTGTAGATATCCTTAAAAAAGGTGGGAATGCGGTAGATGCGGCTGTTGCGGTACAATTTGCCTTAGCCGTTGCATATCCGAATGCTGGTAATATTGGTGGTGGAGGTTTCATGGTTTATCGCTCTGCCAAAGGCGAAATCAATTCATTAGATTTTAGGGAAAAAGCTGCGGCAAATGCCGGAAGAGATATGTATTTAGATGCAGCTGGTAATCCGATAGTGGATAAAAGTTTATACGGACAATTAGCGGCTGGTGTGCCAGGCTCTGTAGCGGGAATGGTAGAAGCTCACCAAAAATACGGTCATTTAAAGTGGGAAGATTTGGTTGCTCCAGCAGTACGCTTAGCCGAAGAAGGCTTTAAATTATCGGCAAGACAAGCCAGAGAATTAAACGGATTAAAGGGAAGATTCAAAAAATTAAATCCCTTAGGTACGGCATTGTTAAAAGATACACCTTGGGCAGAAGGAGATGTTTTGGTACAAAGTGAATTGGCAAATACCTTAAAGTTAATTGCATCACAGGGTAGAAATGGTTTTTATGAAGGTGCTGTAGCAGATTCAATTGTTGCAGAAATGCAACGTGGTGGAGGTATCATTAGCAAACAAGATTTGGCAAATTATAAAGCAGTTTGGCGTAAACCCGTAACAGGTAATTATAGAGGTTATGAAGTAGTTACAATGCCTCCTCCATCAAGCGGCGGAATTGCTTTGATACAATTGCTAAAATCCGTTGAGCCTTATCCATTATCAAAATGGGGTTTCAATACAGATTCTACTGTTCAAGTAATGATTGAAGCAGAAAGAAGAGTTTATGCAGATAGAGCAGCTCATTTAGGCGACCCAGATTTTTATCCCGTACCACAGAAAAAATTAATTGAAGATGCTTATATCAAACAAAGAATGAGCACATTCAATTGGAATAAAGCAAGTACAAGTGCAGAAATAAGCGCAGGTGAAATTCCTCCCGCAGAACATCCAGAAACCACACATTTTTCTATTGTAGATAAAGCTGGAAATGCAGTTTCCGTTACCACAACTTTAAATGGTTCGTATGGTGCAGGTGTGGTAGTTAAAGGTGCAGGTTTCCTTTTAAATAATGAGATGGATGATTTCTCTGTAAAACCTGGTGCGCCAAATATGTATGGTTTAGTTGGGGGAGAAGCTAATTCCATTGCGCCAAATAAAAGAATGTTAAGCTCTATGACTCCTGCTATTTTAGCCAAGGATGGTCAATTGTATATGGTTGTCGGTACACCAGGTGGTTCAACAATTATTACTTCAGTTTTTCAAACTATTTTAAACGTAGTTGATTTTAACCAGTCGATGCAAGCTGCGGTTAACTCAAAGAAATTCCATCACCAATGGTTACCAGACCAAGTAGATGTGGAAGAAAAAGCACTAGACAGTCTAACAACCATAAGACTTAAAGCTAAAGGTTACAAAATCGTTCCTCGTGGAGCAATTGGAAGAGTAGACGCTATTCTAAAAACCAAATGGGGCTACTATCAAGGTGGTGCAGATCCTAGAGGAGATGATAAGGCAGTGGGATGGTAA
- a CDS encoding GIY-YIG nuclease family protein, with amino-acid sequence MERGRTVYILTNFTHTTLYVGVTSDLLFRMIEHREKFYGGSFSARFNLNKLVYYNSFLTIEEAIAEEKRIKGGSRIKKIKLI; translated from the coding sequence ATGGAAAGAGGTAGAACTGTCTATATCCTTACTAATTTTACTCATACCACTCTTTATGTAGGTGTGACTTCTGATTTGTTGTTTAGGATGATTGAGCATAGAGAAAAGTTTTATGGAGGTTCATTTTCAGCAAGGTTCAATCTTAATAAATTGGTTTATTACAACTCTTTTTTAACGATTGAAGAAGCTATTGCTGAAGAGAAAAGAATTAAAGGTGGGAGTAGAATTAAGAAAATTAAATTAATATAG
- a CDS encoding DUF885 family protein produces MRKLILSFFLIIQLAQLSCAQNNSSIGSSGDVSIVSALINQYQSDENMLARKYSLKRSEEYFLRMDKFYSTWLAKLKALPFDKLNVNERVDYTLLKRDINVDVRALRQANEEFKNTKFAIPFANTIIAFEQKRRVGKQQDGKTSAEIFDKLKEEINQVTKDVNDKKIVLTPLQASWAQTTVNQYLEVFTEAYKFYDGYDPQFTKATKNVYPDVLTALRNLAAELGKTAKLSIAKDDGSGILGNPIGRAAFLDLLKDEMIAYTPEQIESIAMREFAWCDAEMIKASTAMGFGKDWKKALEKVKTDYPALGKQPELVYELANEAINFVEQNKLITVPELAKEGWRMRMLTPKEQQFAPFFLGGESVLIAYPTEDMTEDAKMMTLRGNNRHFSRAVVFHELIPGHNLQYFMQSRYKPYRRGFGTPFWTEGWSLYWEMLLWDKNFAKTPEDKIGMLFWRMHRCARIIFSMNYHLGKWTPKQCIDFLVERVGFERANAEAEVRRSFTGGYGPLYQIGYMLGGLQFRALHKELVTSGKMSNIQFHDKILKENNMPVEMVRALLNNQQLPENFSTKWKFAGENP; encoded by the coding sequence ATGCGTAAACTTATCCTGTCATTTTTCTTAATCATTCAACTAGCTCAACTTTCTTGTGCTCAAAATAACAGTTCAATCGGTTCTAGTGGCGATGTAAGCATTGTTAGTGCTTTAATCAATCAGTATCAGTCTGATGAGAATATGTTGGCTCGCAAATATTCGCTAAAACGTTCTGAAGAATACTTCCTACGAATGGATAAATTTTACAGCACTTGGTTAGCCAAATTAAAAGCGCTTCCTTTTGATAAGCTGAACGTAAATGAACGAGTTGATTACACACTCCTGAAACGAGACATTAATGTAGACGTACGAGCATTACGACAAGCAAATGAGGAGTTCAAAAATACAAAGTTCGCCATTCCTTTTGCTAATACAATTATTGCATTTGAACAGAAAAGAAGAGTTGGTAAACAACAAGATGGTAAAACTTCAGCAGAAATCTTCGATAAGCTAAAAGAGGAAATTAATCAAGTTACTAAAGATGTAAATGATAAGAAAATAGTATTAACACCATTACAAGCAAGTTGGGCGCAGACAACCGTTAATCAATATTTGGAAGTTTTTACTGAAGCTTATAAATTCTACGATGGTTACGACCCACAATTTACCAAGGCAACTAAAAATGTTTATCCTGATGTTTTAACCGCATTAAGGAATTTAGCGGCTGAATTAGGGAAAACTGCTAAGTTATCAATCGCTAAAGACGACGGTAGTGGGATTTTAGGAAATCCTATAGGAAGAGCTGCCTTTTTAGATTTGTTGAAGGATGAGATGATAGCCTATACACCTGAGCAAATTGAATCAATTGCGATGAGAGAATTTGCTTGGTGTGATGCAGAAATGATTAAAGCATCAACGGCAATGGGTTTTGGTAAGGATTGGAAAAAAGCTTTAGAGAAAGTTAAAACAGATTATCCTGCATTAGGCAAACAACCAGAATTGGTTTATGAACTGGCAAATGAAGCCATTAATTTTGTGGAGCAAAACAAGTTAATCACTGTTCCTGAACTGGCCAAGGAAGGCTGGAGAATGAGAATGTTAACGCCAAAAGAACAACAATTTGCACCATTCTTTTTAGGGGGAGAATCTGTATTGATTGCCTACCCTACAGAAGACATGACTGAAGATGCAAAGATGATGACCTTAAGAGGGAACAATCGTCATTTTTCTAGAGCAGTAGTCTTTCATGAATTAATCCCTGGTCATAATTTGCAATATTTTATGCAAAGCAGATATAAACCATATCGCCGAGGTTTCGGTACGCCATTCTGGACAGAAGGTTGGTCGCTATATTGGGAAATGTTATTATGGGATAAAAACTTCGCAAAAACACCGGAAGATAAAATAGGAATGTTGTTTTGGAGAATGCACCGTTGTGCTAGAATTATCTTCTCTATGAATTATCATTTAGGCAAATGGACACCTAAACAATGCATAGACTTTTTGGTTGAGAGAGTAGGTTTTGAAAGAGCAAATGCCGAAGCAGAAGTTCGACGCTCTTTTACAGGTGGCTATGGCCCACTTTATCAAATTGGTTACATGCTAGGCGGTTTACAATTTAGGGCTTTACATAAAGAATTGGTTACTAGTGGGAAAATGAGCAATATCCAATTTCATGATAAAATTCTAAAAGAAAACAATATGCCAGTAGAAATGGTGAGAGCGCTTTTAAATAATCAACAATTGCCAGAAAATTTTAGCACAAAATGGAAATTTGCAGGAGAAAACCCATAA
- a CDS encoding OmpA family protein, whose amino-acid sequence MKLKFLKFMPVALAGLFIGSSAMAQETTTTTSEPFRTWSIGLTGGVLSQFSPIGGQYDFTKSHYNFGYGLYIKKQITPAFSLKIDGQRGEVRADNSKPYKDGGFNVTPFASYSTDLNYSASLSSQLNLVNWSMFKQQNNAQLYVSAGGGFANYTTTTVSTGGASVKNATDDVLIIPVGAGAKFRLSDAINLDLGWTMNFVDGDNFDGYARGGNDRYSYGYAGLEFALGKGKQLAFFSPTAATYDEAVAAKNAANALKSDLDAQKAENARLRSDMNDLLKDTDGDGVADKLDKCAGTPAGTVVDGSGCPLKVPAPQVTERVIVTEADRKVVADAISNLEFDLGKATIRAKSYPTLNRVAALLMEKNFSLKLAGHTDNTGSDALNLRLSKDRAESVKAYLVSQGANASRIEATGYGESQPIATNATPAGRQQNRRVEFTLY is encoded by the coding sequence ATGAAACTGAAATTTTTAAAATTTATGCCAGTAGCTTTAGCTGGTCTATTTATTGGTTCTTCTGCAATGGCACAAGAAACCACAACTACAACGTCAGAACCTTTTAGAACTTGGTCTATCGGCTTAACTGGAGGTGTATTATCTCAATTCTCACCAATAGGGGGTCAGTATGATTTCACTAAATCACATTACAATTTTGGGTACGGTCTTTACATTAAAAAACAAATTACACCTGCATTCTCATTAAAAATTGATGGACAAAGAGGTGAGGTTAGAGCAGACAATTCAAAGCCATATAAAGATGGTGGATTTAACGTAACTCCTTTTGCTTCTTATTCTACTGACTTAAATTACTCGGCAAGCTTAAGCTCTCAGTTAAATCTTGTTAACTGGAGTATGTTTAAACAACAAAACAACGCTCAACTTTATGTTTCTGCTGGTGGTGGTTTCGCTAACTATACCACAACTACAGTTAGTACAGGTGGCGCTTCTGTTAAAAATGCAACTGACGATGTATTAATTATTCCAGTTGGTGCAGGTGCAAAATTCCGCTTATCTGACGCGATTAATTTAGATTTAGGGTGGACCATGAATTTTGTTGATGGAGATAATTTTGACGGTTATGCAAGAGGTGGAAACGACAGATATAGCTATGGTTATGCTGGTTTAGAATTTGCTTTAGGTAAAGGAAAACAATTAGCTTTCTTTAGTCCAACTGCTGCAACTTATGATGAGGCTGTTGCTGCTAAAAATGCCGCTAACGCTTTAAAATCTGATTTAGATGCTCAAAAAGCTGAAAATGCAAGGTTACGTTCTGACATGAACGATTTATTAAAAGATACCGATGGCGACGGTGTTGCTGATAAATTGGACAAATGTGCTGGAACTCCTGCTGGTACTGTGGTTGATGGCTCTGGATGTCCTTTAAAAGTTCCTGCTCCGCAAGTAACTGAAAGAGTAATTGTAACTGAAGCTGACCGTAAAGTTGTTGCTGATGCAATTTCTAACTTAGAATTTGATTTAGGTAAAGCGACGATCCGTGCTAAATCTTATCCTACCTTAAATAGAGTTGCGGCTTTATTGATGGAGAAAAATTTTAGCTTGAAATTAGCTGGTCACACAGATAATACAGGTTCTGATGCATTAAACTTACGTTTATCTAAAGATAGAGCAGAATCAGTAAAAGCTTATTTAGTTTCTCAAGGTGCTAATGCTAGTAGAATTGAAGCGACAGGATATGGCGAAAGTCAACCAATTGCAACCAATGCTACACCGGCTGGTCGCCAACAAAATAGAAGAGTAGAATTTACTTTATACTAG